In the genome of Cryptomeria japonica chromosome 8, Sugi_1.0, whole genome shotgun sequence, one region contains:
- the LOC131857683 gene encoding uncharacterized protein LOC131857683, translating to MTISLDMTLFATQEERILQLNALDEIKKSALQHTKSIQNQRMKWNDLYVRDKSFKEGDWALLYDSRYQDNIGKLQTRLLGPYEIVETFPNGVSILSTIDLVRFKLLVNSHQLRLYHKPLRKDDFLWHFSTSSHAEIPAVTDDGLVVTTPS from the coding sequence atgactatttccttagatatgacaCTTTTTGCAACACAAGAAGAAAGGATCCTGCAGCTTAATGCTCTGGATGAAATAAAAAAATCTGCCCTGCAGCATACTAAATCTATTCAAAATCAACGCATGAAATGGAATGATCTCTATGTCAGGGATAAATCATTCAAGGAAGGTGATTGGGCTCTTCTCTATGACTCTAGGTACCAAGATAACATAGGCAAATTACAGACCAGATTGTTAGGCCCTTATGAAATAGTTGAGACATTTCCCAATGGTGTTTCTATATTATCTACCATAGATCTTGTTAGGTTTAAATTGTTAGTTAACAGTCATCAGCTACGCCTATACCATAAACCTCTAAGAAAAGATGACTTCCTGTGGCATTTTTCCACTTCTTCGCATGCCGAGATTCCTGCAGTGACTGATGATGGCTTGGTCGTCACCACTCCATCTTAA